TGTAGCACCTCAGTACTTGCCACCACACGTTTATACCACGCAATATTATAGTGCTATGGATCCGCGTATGTTTGGTAAGTTCCCATTttttaattagttaattaattattattatatttttttaaaagaaatgtataaagtaaagtgttgtatgtatgtatgtatatatggatataattgcTAGGAGTGTATGTGGCTGAAACCAGAAATGTTGAAAGGAGACAAAATCTGCCACATACATGGGTGAATGGCAAAACAGAACTAGGTAGTTTAGCATGAGAACAGAGGCTgtgcattattattagtgttcttATGTGGAGCCAGATTGGCCCATGCAGACCACTCATGGTAACCTCTTTTGTTTAGGAGAATTGAgtgagtgtaggtgtgggtgtatgtgtgaatgtgtgggggTTTTCTTTAGGATCATATTGATCTGATTTggaaaatatattttgaaatgaaGTTGTAGTTACAGTATTAACAGTATTACTCTTCTTtttaggaggagagaaaatgataacaCAGATGCCCTTGGATAtgaaggtggaaaagggagagccAGAGAAGCTTGAATCACACTCCACTTCAGGGACCCCAGGACCAGCTGATTTCCCTTCAAGACCGAGTGGAGCCCCAGCAGCATTAGCTCCAAGGGGCCAGTCGTCACCTCATGTCTTGGCTTCTCCACATCATGACCGATCTACTGACTCTCCTCAGGTATGAGCCTCATAAAGGGCTTTTAGATATTTGCTGATTCTTCAAACTTCTAAATTTTTCATCATATAATGTttagttttatttagttttagagCATTCTTAATACAGATATAAGTTTTGAAGTAAACAAATTGTATCAGATGATTTGGAGAAGCTAATTGAGTGATTTCCGATACTAATTACTTTTGTACATTTCAGGTTGCAATGGTATACAGCCGCCTTTACGATCGGTATTACAATTATCCTGGTCGCGCTGGGACTCCTGGAGCTCCAGGAACAGGTGAACATGAAGCCAGAAGCAGAATTTCGTCACCCTCGGGAACTCCTCTTGTATACCCAGCCATGGGGCCGGCAGAAGTCCACCACCAACCAATTGTACAAATATCAACTCCACAGTACGCTTCACAAGTTCCACCTCAGTTACAAATGCTTATACAGGTAAGTTATTTAGATAATAAGAATTGATCTACAGTTGAACCTCTTGTAATGCCAGGGATAGATTCCATTAAAGAATGTTTCTTGAGTATTATAGTCTATTCAGTCTGGATATATAGGAGGCACTGCCCAATTTTGTTAGTGCCATAGACAAGAGAACACAGGACTGTACCGCGTAGCATCACTTGACATCTGACCAACAAGCTGACAACATATTGCACAATAAGAAAAGGCTTTCATGCATTTCATTTTGCAGTTACTTATGTAATTCAATATTTATTAATGCAATGTTGAGTGGTCCAGTGGAAAATGTGAAAGGCTATATTTTTAAGTTGAGAGAAACTATAAGGGGGATAGATGAATAATGTTTATACCACATGTTATTCATCACTTGTTTTTACAACTATGgaattattttgaatatagtaaggCTTATAAGATGATAGATTATGATTGCCATGGTCACtgtagaaagaaagcaagaacaaTTGTAGAGCAAAGGTAATTTTTGTATTAGAGAATTTGCGAAGTCCACTTTCCATGCATTGGTCATTATCACTAATTACCTGACTGCTAACCAGTGGCAGGAGACAGTTTGGTGCCACTACATACTTTATTTCCAGTTATAATTTAAACTTTCCAATCTATTTGATGATTTTGTTAAAATTGATGGGTGATAAGAAAAGTACTTATGAGTAAATAAACTATCAACTTGAAGCAAATGCTATTATCCATATTATGAATTAAcatttatttgtaattatcaAACATGTCATAGGCTTTCCAGCTAGCCTTCTACCCTTGTAGTAAAGTATTATATATGACACTTCCAGATTACATAAGCCAGTTCTAATGTTACCAGACATATGAGAAACATAATTACAAACTATTGAAAACTATAGacttgaaaagaagaaatatttataataaaactaagtgtaatattatcatcaactatCAGTTATTAAACATCCCTGCCAGGAAGGAGCATGGCCTcctgcatgtctagactgaagGGGACGAGGGAAAATGGTCTTTGTTTGGCCTCTCACACCGATTACTACTGTTATAGGGCATTTTGCTATCATCTCTACCAATCCAAAGATTTTTTCCTGGTGAAATTGAATTTGGAAATCACACATTGTTTGTATGCAATTGATGGGCAAGAGGCATATGTTATGAGTTAGCTCTCATATGATTTGTTTTTATAAGGACATTATATGGGATATGTGAAAACACATTTGTTTTCATATTATGCCAAAGAAGGATTCAGTGTATCAATCCCCTCTCCAACAggcaaaaaaaatgtttattgggGCACTATCCAATGAGGTTCAACTGCAAATGTTTTGTTAATAAGAATGCTtcgtattagtattagttttgaTTTTTGAAAGAACCTGTTTTAGACAACAGAATCATATTTTTTGCATGTCAAAGACACTCCTATTGACTTGCATTGAAGTAAAAATTATAGTTAAATCTCTTCTTTACGATAATGTAAAGATGGAAATATCAGATTTACTTGTTTTGAAAAGATTTGAAACAGACTTATTATCATATTGAATAGAAAATTCATAATTGTATTTTTCAGGGTACAAATGTAACTTGGACTGGACTTCTGGGGCTGAAGCAAGAGCATGCAGCTGTACAGATGATCTATGTCTCGGGTAGCAGTGATGTTGCACGTGGTGCCTTGCCAATTCATCCAGATGGAACTACTTCTGTTATGCGCATTGGCCAGAGAATGAGATTAGAACAAACACAACTTGAAGGAGTTGCAAGGAaaattcaggtaatgatgatttaCTGTGTCTGTGGAGAAAAGCATATTCGTTATGGTTGACTATGAAAAATATTGTTGAACAACTTTCTGTTAAAAATAATACTAGAATTAAAGTTATAAAATACAATGGAATTAAATCTTGTACAGTAGATAAAATATTTGCAACAGTTTTAGCATGACATTAAAGTAGaccttgtattattttttatctaaagATGTGTATTGATTTTAATTTTGTATTGTATTTGAACAGATGGAAGCAGAACACTGCATGCTACTGGCTCTTCCTCATGGCCGAGACTCCTATGACATTATCCAACAGCACAATAGTCTACGTAATGGCATTATCAACTATCTTGTTGTGAAACAGGCTGCAGGGATTGTTAATGTTACTGCTCCTGGCACTCATCAGGTTTGTAAATTTATTCACTGTGTCATTTGATTGTTCAGCATAGGCAAGGTTTTATTATTGAGGAAAAAGATAGTGTTGTTTCAGGTGAAAATTGATATTTACTTCTTGACATATATTGGTTTTGGAAAATCAAGAGTATCAGGATCTTCCTTTATTTGATAATATTTGAAAAGAAATActgtttttatttgctttattatgTGAAAACAGAGAAATGTGATGAATGGCATTGCACCACACTTGAAATTAATTAATGTTATACCTCTCTCTAACTAAATGATGCTGATACTggcaatgtatatttatattccatAGAGATTTAAGATActggttttgttttgtatttgattATAATTGACtttgatttcttctcttttccagcCTGCATTTGTGGTTCACATATTCCCACCTTGTGATTTTGCAAATGAAAACTTGGCTAGAATATCACCAGATTTGTTGCATCGAGTTGCAGAGATCTCGTATCTTCTGGTGGTTATTGCTACTTGCTGAGTCTCCTTTTTAATACCGAAGAAGGATTGTGATACctgaaatataattttttatggGAAATGTACAGCCAATATGTTTTATGAGGTTTTGGAAGTGCATTTTTATATCTTGAAAAGA
The Penaeus vannamei isolate JL-2024 unplaced genomic scaffold, ASM4276789v1 unanchor5120, whole genome shotgun sequence DNA segment above includes these coding regions:
- the LOC113818145 gene encoding msx2-interacting protein codes for the protein MDPRMFGGEKMITQMPLDMKVEKGEPEKLESHSTSGTPGPADFPSRPSGAPAALAPRGQSSPHVLASPHHDRSTDSPQVAMVYSRLYDRYYNYPGRAGTPGAPGTGEHEARSRISSPSGTPLVYPAMGPAEVHHQPIVQISTPQYASQVPPQLQMLIQGTNVTWTGLLGLKQEHAAVQMIYVSGSSDVARGALPIHPDGTTSVMRIGQRMRLEQTQLEGVARKIQMEAEHCMLLALPHGRDSYDIIQQHNSLRNGIINYLVVKQAAGIVNVTAPGTHQPAFVVHIFPPCDFANENLARISPDLLHRVAEISYLLVVIATC